The Clostridium aceticum genomic interval GTGGTGAAGGCAGCAAAGTTTGCTCCTATAGGTGAAAGAGGAGTTTGCAGATATGTGAGGGCGGCCAAATACACTGCTATAGAAAAACAGGAGTACTTTCAAAAGGCTAACAAAGAAACTATGGTGATTATCCATATTGAGGGAGAAGAAGGGGTAACCAATATTGACGAGATTCTAACTGTAAAGGGTATTGATGTTATTTTCCTAGGACCCTACGATTTGTCTCAATCCCTAGGTTTACCAGGGCAAGTAGACCATCCTAAAGTGGTAGAGAAGATGAAGGAAGTAGCAAAGAAGGCAAAGGAAAAAAATATAGCTGTAGGAACCTTTGTTGATCACACAGATGCGGCAGCTAAGTGGATGGAACTAGGTGTTCAGTACATCTCTTATTCTGTGGATGTAGGTATTCTTTATGAAAAGTGTAGAGAGGTAGTCCAGCAAATGAAGACGAAGTAACAAAAAAATAGATTATAAAAAACTAAAATATAAAGACTGTTGAAAATCCTTCAAGTTCCATGCTAAATAAAAATGAAGGATTTTTAACAGTGAAAAATCTTGTATTGTATTTGCTTTTGTATAACCAATAGGAAAGTATAAACTTTATAAGTTGTGGATAAGTTATAATTTCCGTTACTAGTTTCAACAAAGGCATCCTTTAAATCTTCCAAAGGAAGACTTTGTTCCATTTAAAAAATTTTAGCAAGAGCTAATAAATTGCGATATTGCTGATCATGCTATTCAGGTGTATAATTTCTGTATACTGAATACTTATTTTAAAAGGAGATGCATGATAAAGCATGAAAAGCCACGATTTCAAGAAATATTTGACAAAAAGTGTACTGGGTTTAGAGGTGTTGTTGGCATTAGGTTTAACGATCGGCATTATTATTGGTTTGGTGGATATTGTAAAGTATATAGGTTATATCCTCCATACAGACATTGGTCATACCTATGAAGTATTTAAAAAGTTTCTTGGTTTTACGTTATTATTAGTAGTAGGTATAGAGTTAGTGCTTATGTTATTATCACACTCTACAAGTGCTATACTGGAACTGATTTTATTTGCTATTGCAAGGAAAATGTTGATTTATAGTGAGACTATGTTGGATTTAGTGCTGGGGACAATTGCTATAGCAGGAGTATTTTTGATACGTAAATACTTAATGACAAATAAAAAATTTGTAAATGAAGAAGGAAGAGTAATTTCGGCGGGGGAATATGTTCATGATGTAAATTTTGATACAGGGTTGCATATTCCTGAAAATAAAGGCAATACCATTGGTGGTTTAGTGTGTAACCTTTCAGAGGAAAGTGCTACACCTGTGGAAGAGGGAGCAGAATATGAGGCTGGAAATATTATAATTAAAATTGTAAAAATGAAGGATGGACTTATTGAAAAAGTACTGCTAAAGGAAAACAAAGAAATGCAAAAACAAAAAGGATAATGGGTGGGGACTTAGTTTGCTAAGTCCCTGATTATTTTGTATAAAATGAATACTTATAACTGGAGTAAGCTGAGAGAAAAAAGGTAATGATAGACATAGAGGGAAATACTTAAAAAACTCCTTTAACAAATGGGAAAATATGAAATAAAATGTATAAATATTAAAATCCAAGTAAAGTTTTTTATTTACAAATCCACATTGTTCATGTATAATGTATACTAAAATTCAAATATTGTTTTTAGACTTCGTCATAGTACGAATGAAAATAAAGTTTAAACTAAAATTATTCGCACAAAAGAAGGAGGAGGTATGGTTATGCAGAAGAAGGTAGAAGAACTATTAGAAGAAGCAATTATTTATTCATTACCTAGTTGGACCCATAATAAAGAAGTTTTAACAAAGGTTCTAGAGGCACATCCTAATATTCAATTTGTATCTGTGGTGGCAGTGGACTTAGGAGGAAATGATACTGATGAGAAGATTCCGGTCTCTTTGTTTCTAGAAGATATGGAAGAGTTTTTAAGTGTAGGGGTTCAAACAGATGGTTCTAGTGTTATGCTTCAGGGGATTGCTACCCTTAACAACGCTAAGGTTGATTTAATTCCGGACCTTGATGTAAACTGGTTTGTAGATTATAATTATGACCATTTATATGAAGGCAATGGACTACCTATAGGTACTTTAAGAATACCAGCATTTTTGGAGCATGACGGTAAGCGAGTAGATTCTAGATCTGTCCTAAAAAGAACAGCAGACTATTTTGCAGTACAAGTACAAAAACTTCTAAAGAAACATCCTCATCTATTAAAGGAACTAAATATTGACTCACCTGATGAGGTGGCGGAAGTAGCATTGACTACAGCTACAGAACTAGAGTTTTGGGTAAAGACTCCTGAGGACTATGCAGATGAAGAAAAACTGTCTACTTCTCAGATGCTAAAGGAGCAGTACTGGAAGAGAACAAAAGGCAGTGTAAGAACTGCTTTAGAGGAAACCATCATGTTAATGGATAAATACGGATTTGTGCCAGAGATGGGTCATAAAGAAGTAGGAGGCATTACAGCGAAGATCGGGGTTACTGGAAAACTAAATCATGTTATGGAGCAGTTGGAGATAGACTGGAAGTATAGTACAGCACTACAGTGTGCTGATAATGAACTTTTTATTAGAGAGCTGATAGAAGAAATATTTGAAAATCATGGTTTAGAAGTAACCTTTCTAGCCAAGCCCATTGAAGGGGTGGCAGGAAGTGGTAAGCATACCCATATGGGGGCAGGATTAAAACTGAAAAATGGTAAATACATCAACCTATTTGCACCGAAGGATATGCATGCCAGTTATATAAATTCAATAGGCTGGGGAGCTTTGATGGGATTATTGAAAAATTACGAAGTAGTAAATCCATTTGTAACCTCCACCAATGATGCATTTAATCGATTAAAACCTGGTTTCGAGGCACCGATATGCATTGTAGGATCTGTAGGTCATACCCCAGAAACGCCTTCTAGAAACCGTACTGTATTAGTAGGATTAGTGAGGGATACCAATAATTCTTTAGCCACTAGATTCGAATTAAGAGCACCTAATCCAACAACCAATGCATACTTATGTATTGCTGCTTCCTATCAAGCTATGTTAGATGGTATTGAAGCTGCAGCAGAAAGCAAAATGGATGATCATCAATTGCAAGCAGAGTTTTCTAAAAAAGCTGGGGAAGAAAAACTTTACTTAGAGAAGGATAGAGCTTATCGCAGCGAAGAGGATGTTTTTGAAGATTTTACAGAAGAAGAAAGAAACCACCTGTTTGCTAAGCCGCCAGCTACCGTATGGGAAAACTTAAAGGGACTTGAAAACTATCCGGACAAAAAGAAAGTATTGTTTGAAGGAGAAGTGTTTAGTGAAGAGATTGTTAATTCCTATAGAATATCTATTTTAGATCAATGGGTTAAGGAA includes:
- a CDS encoding transporter associated domain-containing protein; amino-acid sequence: MKSHDFKKYLTKSVLGLEVLLALGLTIGIIIGLVDIVKYIGYILHTDIGHTYEVFKKFLGFTLLLVVGIELVLMLLSHSTSAILELILFAIARKMLIYSETMLDLVLGTIAIAGVFLIRKYLMTNKKFVNEEGRVISAGEYVHDVNFDTGLHIPENKGNTIGGLVCNLSEESATPVEEGAEYEAGNIIIKIVKMKDGLIEKVLLKENKEMQKQKG
- a CDS encoding HpcH/HpaI aldolase family protein yields the protein MGNLIQQKLTQGQSVLGPFMKLPSPAVVEIMGLAGFDYVIIDCEHGPLNVLQAEEMVRAAELTGISPVIRVSDKDPVMISRALDIGAAAVQVPQICCKKDAEDVVKAAKFAPIGERGVCRYVRAAKYTAIEKQEYFQKANKETMVIIHIEGEEGVTNIDEILTVKGIDVIFLGPYDLSQSLGLPGQVDHPKVVEKMKEVAKKAKEKNIAVGTFVDHTDAAAKWMELGVQYISYSVDVGILYEKCREVVQQMKTK
- a CDS encoding glutamine synthetase, whose protein sequence is MQKKVEELLEEAIIYSLPSWTHNKEVLTKVLEAHPNIQFVSVVAVDLGGNDTDEKIPVSLFLEDMEEFLSVGVQTDGSSVMLQGIATLNNAKVDLIPDLDVNWFVDYNYDHLYEGNGLPIGTLRIPAFLEHDGKRVDSRSVLKRTADYFAVQVQKLLKKHPHLLKELNIDSPDEVAEVALTTATELEFWVKTPEDYADEEKLSTSQMLKEQYWKRTKGSVRTALEETIMLMDKYGFVPEMGHKEVGGITAKIGVTGKLNHVMEQLEIDWKYSTALQCADNELFIRELIEEIFENHGLEVTFLAKPIEGVAGSGKHTHMGAGLKLKNGKYINLFAPKDMHASYINSIGWGALMGLLKNYEVVNPFVTSTNDAFNRLKPGFEAPICIVGSVGHTPETPSRNRTVLVGLVRDTNNSLATRFELRAPNPTTNAYLCIAASYQAMLDGIEAAAESKMDDHQLQAEFSKKAGEEKLYLEKDRAYRSEEDVFEDFTEEERNHLFAKPPATVWENLKGLENYPDKKKVLFEGEVFSEEIVNSYRISILDQWVKELTGRIIVDNMALVRNCKKLHGADNVTDLDVVNWEKMNALRNYLMKDSLERKSLFTQIREAVEDKDFDLVSNLQLEMMEKVSCLKQLYVIYRRNLLEEVNGYYEHYRM